A genomic segment from Vanacampus margaritifer isolate UIUO_Vmar chromosome 3, RoL_Vmar_1.0, whole genome shotgun sequence encodes:
- the LOC144048671 gene encoding cytotoxic granule associated RNA binding protein TIA1-like isoform X4 — MMDDDQPRTLYVGNLSRDVTEPLILQVFQQIGPCKSCKMIFDTAGNDPYCFVEFYDHRHAAASLAAMNGRKIMGKEVKVNWATTPTSQKKDTSNHFHVFVGDLSPEISTEDVKAAFGPFGRISDARVVKDMATGKSKGYGFVSFFNKWEAENAIQQMGGQWLGGRQIRTNWATRKPPAPKTTYETGNSKHLSFDDVVNQSSPSNCTVYCGGVSTGLTEQLMRQTFSPFGQIMEIRVFPDKGYSFVRFNSHESAAHAIVSVNGTALEGHIVKCYWGKENPDMMNPVQQMPVPQQNKISFAAAQPYNQWGQWYGNGPQINQYVPNGWQVPTYGVYGQAWNQQGFN, encoded by the exons ATGATGGACGACGACCAACCAAGAACATT GTATGTGGGGAATTTGTCCAGGGATGTAACGGAGCCCCTCATTCTGCAGGTCTTCCAACAGATAGGACCCTGCAAAAGctgtaaaatgatttttgat ACAGCTGGAAATGATCCCTACTGCTTTGTGGAGTTCTATGACCACAGGCATGCTGCTGCCTCATTGGCAGCCATGAATGGAAGGAAAATAATGGGTAAG GAAGTCAAAGTCAACTGGGCCACTACGCCAACAAGCCAGAAAAAAGACACGAGTA ATCACTTTCATGTCTTTGTTGGAGACCTCAGTCCAGAAATATCTACAGAAGACGTCAAAGCTGCCTTTGGACCGTTTGGCAGAATATC AGATGCACGTGTTGTGAAAGATATGGCTACAGGGAAATCTAAAGGCTATGGCTTTGTGTCCTTCTTCAACAAAtgg gaAGCAGAGAACGCCATTCAGCAGATGGGAGGCCAATGGTTAGGAGGCAGGCAAATCCGAACTAACTGGGCCACAAGAAAGCCCCCTGCACCAAAAACCACCTATGAAA CAGGTAACTCCAAGCACCTGTCTTTTGATGACGTAGTGAACCAGTCCAGCCCCAGTAATTGCACTGTGTACTGTGGTGGCGTCAGCACAGGACTGACAG AACAACTAATGAGACAGACCTTCTCTCCTTTTGGGCAAATTATGGAAATCAGAGTTTTCCCCGATAAAGGCTATTCCTTTGTAAG GTTCAACTCCCATGAGTCAGCAGCCCATGCGATTGTGTCTGTGAATGGGACTGCATTAGAGGGCCACATAGTCAAGTGCTACTGGGGTAAAGAGAACCCAGACATGATGAACCCGGTGCAGCAAATGCCTGTACCTCAG CAGAACAAGATTAGCTTTGCTGCAGCTCAGCCTTACAACCAGTGGGGCCAGTGGTATGGCAATGGGCCTCAGATCAACCAGTATGTCCCAAATGGGTGGCAGGTTCCCACCTACGGTGTCTATGGTCAGGCCTGGAACCAGCAGGGCTTCAA TTAA
- the LOC144048671 gene encoding cytotoxic granule associated RNA binding protein TIA1-like isoform X2 → MMDDDQPRTLYVGNLSRDVTEPLILQVFQQIGPCKSCKMIFDTAGNDPYCFVEFYDHRHAAASLAAMNGRKIMGKEVKVNWATTPTSQKKDTSNHFHVFVGDLSPEISTEDVKAAFGPFGRISDARVVKDMATGKSKGYGFVSFFNKWEAENAIQQMGGQWLGGRQIRTNWATRKPPAPKTTYETGNSKHLSFDDVVNQSSPSNCTVYCGGVSTGLTEQLMRQTFSPFGQIMEIRVFPDKGYSFVRFNSHESAAHAIVSVNGTALEGHIVKCYWGKENPDMMNPVQQMPVPQNKISFAAAQPYNQWGQWYGNGPQINQYVPNGWQVPTYGVYGQAWNQQGFNHIPANAGWTGMSAISNGGVMEPTQGLNGSMLANQPGMGAAGYPTH, encoded by the exons ATGATGGACGACGACCAACCAAGAACATT GTATGTGGGGAATTTGTCCAGGGATGTAACGGAGCCCCTCATTCTGCAGGTCTTCCAACAGATAGGACCCTGCAAAAGctgtaaaatgatttttgat ACAGCTGGAAATGATCCCTACTGCTTTGTGGAGTTCTATGACCACAGGCATGCTGCTGCCTCATTGGCAGCCATGAATGGAAGGAAAATAATGGGTAAG GAAGTCAAAGTCAACTGGGCCACTACGCCAACAAGCCAGAAAAAAGACACGAGTA ATCACTTTCATGTCTTTGTTGGAGACCTCAGTCCAGAAATATCTACAGAAGACGTCAAAGCTGCCTTTGGACCGTTTGGCAGAATATC AGATGCACGTGTTGTGAAAGATATGGCTACAGGGAAATCTAAAGGCTATGGCTTTGTGTCCTTCTTCAACAAAtgg gaAGCAGAGAACGCCATTCAGCAGATGGGAGGCCAATGGTTAGGAGGCAGGCAAATCCGAACTAACTGGGCCACAAGAAAGCCCCCTGCACCAAAAACCACCTATGAAA CAGGTAACTCCAAGCACCTGTCTTTTGATGACGTAGTGAACCAGTCCAGCCCCAGTAATTGCACTGTGTACTGTGGTGGCGTCAGCACAGGACTGACAG AACAACTAATGAGACAGACCTTCTCTCCTTTTGGGCAAATTATGGAAATCAGAGTTTTCCCCGATAAAGGCTATTCCTTTGTAAG GTTCAACTCCCATGAGTCAGCAGCCCATGCGATTGTGTCTGTGAATGGGACTGCATTAGAGGGCCACATAGTCAAGTGCTACTGGGGTAAAGAGAACCCAGACATGATGAACCCGGTGCAGCAAATGCCTGTACCTCAG AACAAGATTAGCTTTGCTGCAGCTCAGCCTTACAACCAGTGGGGCCAGTGGTATGGCAATGGGCCTCAGATCAACCAGTATGTCCCAAATGGGTGGCAGGTTCCCACCTACGGTGTCTATGGTCAGGCCTGGAACCAGCAGGGCTTCAA TCACATACCGGCCAATGCTGGGTGGACTGGCATGAGCGCCATCAGTAACGGTGGGGTTATGGAGCCTACACAGGGATTGAATGGGAGTATGCTCGCCAACCAGCCTGGTATGGGAGCCGCTGGATACCCCACACACTGA
- the LOC144048671 gene encoding cytotoxic granule associated RNA binding protein TIA1-like isoform X1 produces the protein MMDDDQPRTLYVGNLSRDVTEPLILQVFQQIGPCKSCKMIFDTAGNDPYCFVEFYDHRHAAASLAAMNGRKIMGKEVKVNWATTPTSQKKDTSNHFHVFVGDLSPEISTEDVKAAFGPFGRISDARVVKDMATGKSKGYGFVSFFNKWEAENAIQQMGGQWLGGRQIRTNWATRKPPAPKTTYETGNSKHLSFDDVVNQSSPSNCTVYCGGVSTGLTEQLMRQTFSPFGQIMEIRVFPDKGYSFVRFNSHESAAHAIVSVNGTALEGHIVKCYWGKENPDMMNPVQQMPVPQQNKISFAAAQPYNQWGQWYGNGPQINQYVPNGWQVPTYGVYGQAWNQQGFNHIPANAGWTGMSAISNGGVMEPTQGLNGSMLANQPGMGAAGYPTH, from the exons ATGATGGACGACGACCAACCAAGAACATT GTATGTGGGGAATTTGTCCAGGGATGTAACGGAGCCCCTCATTCTGCAGGTCTTCCAACAGATAGGACCCTGCAAAAGctgtaaaatgatttttgat ACAGCTGGAAATGATCCCTACTGCTTTGTGGAGTTCTATGACCACAGGCATGCTGCTGCCTCATTGGCAGCCATGAATGGAAGGAAAATAATGGGTAAG GAAGTCAAAGTCAACTGGGCCACTACGCCAACAAGCCAGAAAAAAGACACGAGTA ATCACTTTCATGTCTTTGTTGGAGACCTCAGTCCAGAAATATCTACAGAAGACGTCAAAGCTGCCTTTGGACCGTTTGGCAGAATATC AGATGCACGTGTTGTGAAAGATATGGCTACAGGGAAATCTAAAGGCTATGGCTTTGTGTCCTTCTTCAACAAAtgg gaAGCAGAGAACGCCATTCAGCAGATGGGAGGCCAATGGTTAGGAGGCAGGCAAATCCGAACTAACTGGGCCACAAGAAAGCCCCCTGCACCAAAAACCACCTATGAAA CAGGTAACTCCAAGCACCTGTCTTTTGATGACGTAGTGAACCAGTCCAGCCCCAGTAATTGCACTGTGTACTGTGGTGGCGTCAGCACAGGACTGACAG AACAACTAATGAGACAGACCTTCTCTCCTTTTGGGCAAATTATGGAAATCAGAGTTTTCCCCGATAAAGGCTATTCCTTTGTAAG GTTCAACTCCCATGAGTCAGCAGCCCATGCGATTGTGTCTGTGAATGGGACTGCATTAGAGGGCCACATAGTCAAGTGCTACTGGGGTAAAGAGAACCCAGACATGATGAACCCGGTGCAGCAAATGCCTGTACCTCAG CAGAACAAGATTAGCTTTGCTGCAGCTCAGCCTTACAACCAGTGGGGCCAGTGGTATGGCAATGGGCCTCAGATCAACCAGTATGTCCCAAATGGGTGGCAGGTTCCCACCTACGGTGTCTATGGTCAGGCCTGGAACCAGCAGGGCTTCAA TCACATACCGGCCAATGCTGGGTGGACTGGCATGAGCGCCATCAGTAACGGTGGGGTTATGGAGCCTACACAGGGATTGAATGGGAGTATGCTCGCCAACCAGCCTGGTATGGGAGCCGCTGGATACCCCACACACTGA
- the LOC144048671 gene encoding cytotoxic granule associated RNA binding protein TIA1-like isoform X3: protein MMDDDQPRTLYVGNLSRDVTEPLILQVFQQIGPCKSCKMIFDTAGNDPYCFVEFYDHRHAAASLAAMNGRKIMGKEVKVNWATTPTSQKKDTSNHFHVFVGDLSPEISTEDVKAAFGPFGRISDARVVKDMATGKSKGYGFVSFFNKWEAENAIQQMGGQWLGGRQIRTNWATRKPPAPKTTYESNSKHLSFDDVVNQSSPSNCTVYCGGVSTGLTEQLMRQTFSPFGQIMEIRVFPDKGYSFVRFNSHESAAHAIVSVNGTALEGHIVKCYWGKENPDMMNPVQQMPVPQQNKISFAAAQPYNQWGQWYGNGPQINQYVPNGWQVPTYGVYGQAWNQQGFNHIPANAGWTGMSAISNGGVMEPTQGLNGSMLANQPGMGAAGYPTH, encoded by the exons ATGATGGACGACGACCAACCAAGAACATT GTATGTGGGGAATTTGTCCAGGGATGTAACGGAGCCCCTCATTCTGCAGGTCTTCCAACAGATAGGACCCTGCAAAAGctgtaaaatgatttttgat ACAGCTGGAAATGATCCCTACTGCTTTGTGGAGTTCTATGACCACAGGCATGCTGCTGCCTCATTGGCAGCCATGAATGGAAGGAAAATAATGGGTAAG GAAGTCAAAGTCAACTGGGCCACTACGCCAACAAGCCAGAAAAAAGACACGAGTA ATCACTTTCATGTCTTTGTTGGAGACCTCAGTCCAGAAATATCTACAGAAGACGTCAAAGCTGCCTTTGGACCGTTTGGCAGAATATC AGATGCACGTGTTGTGAAAGATATGGCTACAGGGAAATCTAAAGGCTATGGCTTTGTGTCCTTCTTCAACAAAtgg gaAGCAGAGAACGCCATTCAGCAGATGGGAGGCCAATGGTTAGGAGGCAGGCAAATCCGAACTAACTGGGCCACAAGAAAGCCCCCTGCACCAAAAACCACCTATGAAA GTAACTCCAAGCACCTGTCTTTTGATGACGTAGTGAACCAGTCCAGCCCCAGTAATTGCACTGTGTACTGTGGTGGCGTCAGCACAGGACTGACAG AACAACTAATGAGACAGACCTTCTCTCCTTTTGGGCAAATTATGGAAATCAGAGTTTTCCCCGATAAAGGCTATTCCTTTGTAAG GTTCAACTCCCATGAGTCAGCAGCCCATGCGATTGTGTCTGTGAATGGGACTGCATTAGAGGGCCACATAGTCAAGTGCTACTGGGGTAAAGAGAACCCAGACATGATGAACCCGGTGCAGCAAATGCCTGTACCTCAG CAGAACAAGATTAGCTTTGCTGCAGCTCAGCCTTACAACCAGTGGGGCCAGTGGTATGGCAATGGGCCTCAGATCAACCAGTATGTCCCAAATGGGTGGCAGGTTCCCACCTACGGTGTCTATGGTCAGGCCTGGAACCAGCAGGGCTTCAA TCACATACCGGCCAATGCTGGGTGGACTGGCATGAGCGCCATCAGTAACGGTGGGGTTATGGAGCCTACACAGGGATTGAATGGGAGTATGCTCGCCAACCAGCCTGGTATGGGAGCCGCTGGATACCCCACACACTGA